In Papaver somniferum cultivar HN1 chromosome 9, ASM357369v1, whole genome shotgun sequence, the genomic stretch CAAGAGAGACAGACAATCTAAACACAGAATTAACAATTTGATGCACTACCTAGATATAACTTAGCATATTTTTTCTTGCTTTAGCAGATATCATAGCAGCCGCCAACTCATCTGCATCCGCTTGAGCTTGTTCCACTTGGGATAGGGCTGAACAATGAGTATTTCCAGAAGACTGAACATTGTCGTTGGGAAGAGTAACACACTGGGGATGGATAACGAGGCCATATGAATCAGATTTGTAACTCCACGAAGAGGTAGAGACAACATTTCTACATATTGCACACCAGGTATCATCAGAACTAACTGGAACCGGTTGAAGGTTGAGAATTAGTTGCGGTGGAAGTTTAGCGCATGAAGGGTGGAGGAAGAAGTTGCGCCCATCTTCATCATAGATTTTTTCAGCATCACGGGATGAGCATTTGTAGAAGAGACTTTTGACTTCATCACCACAAACATCGCAAGGACCCCATCCATAACTCTCTGGTCCCTCCCATCCCTTTCCGATGGATGGTCAGGGTGGATGAAATTGGTGAGCTGCTCAGGACATGTACCGCAATCCACATGGAGATCGAAACCGCATGGCTTGCAATGGTATCTAACACCGGTACCATCCATGCCGCAGCCATCACATCCAAATCTGTTGCTTGTATAAACTTCTTGATCTAAAGCTTCCTTGACAAGAACATGAGGATGAGTAAAGTGTCGGAAAGTTTCCTTTCCTCCCGGTGAAGAAGTCTTCGCAGAGTTATTCCttggagccattatttgtctCTCTCAATCTTAGTCTCTCTTTCTGTTTTCGATATATATGGCTTGTTGTGCTAATTATATATGGCTtcattttgattgaaattgaataTTCAGTCAAATGTACCTACTATGCACGTAGTGTAGCACAGAACAGGGGTAACAGGGATAGGATTAAggttcgtcagaaacttaatagaaaactgattttaggatcaagattctaagataaaagattgataaacaaacttgataataatattgataataagatgtgtcttgtaaacaagagtcctagcctttatatagacttacatAAATTGATTAAAGGAAAGAGTTTGACgtaaactagaaaaggaaatacttgcgaagaaaactaacttaaactgacgtaagggatcaacagtcatagttgatccaaaagcttgaggtcaactgttacagttgatacagaagaaaaggatcaacaatcattgttgatacagagaaagatgtactacatcagtccccctTCTTGAAAAAAACTCACCCTCGAGTTAGCTAATAAGAAAAACTTTATTTTCTCCATATATTGTTCTAGACTTCAAGTTGTCATCAAAGAATACGACTTATTTTCCTCCATGAAAAATGTAGATATCACGTTTACCGActtaccacgatcaaacacaaaaCTTGTAGTTTTAGAGATCATAAACCGAAGCATCCAAGAAATGTGTCTCAAAGTAGCATAAGAGTTGTGTTTAAGTTTTCCTCGATCGAACACAAAGATACCAACCATACAAATAACGATTACGAACATAAAGAAAACACATTTGTTTGAGTCGCTCTTCTCCTGGTCCATCACATTGATTAGCTCATTGAATTTCAGAATCAATTGCAAGGAACTAAAAATTTCTTCCTTTGTAATCACCACCTCATCTTTATCGTTAGAAAAAATTTTAGGCTTAAAGTAGTAGTCCTTGTCATCAAGTTGTTCTCCACCATATGCCTTCCTCTTCGTAAATATGTGTTGTTGTGCTACAACATTAAAAGGCAATGGATCGAATCCGTCTCCAACCAAAATTTGCAGCGTCTGAATCATACAACCATTGACTGATGTGAGCCTTCCAGATGTAATTGCAGTAACTATCGCGTCTTCATATTTAGTCAAATGAGGCAACTTTTCTAAAAACTCTCTGTCTAACGTTATTTTCTCAGATTTTGAGAAAATACGACCACGAATATTTCCAGAATAATTACCGGTGGTATGCCTTCTTGAGATAGGCAATCAAACTTAAAGACAAAAGTATGAAACCATGATTTATAATTTATTGCCATAGTCGGATTTATCACAAACGAATTCTGATAATTAAGCTCAACAATCTTACTAGGGTGTACATAAGAGATCATACGTGCTTTCTCATGAATAATAACTTGATTATTTTCAACCCTAGATAAAACAGGTATATCAACACCACTAGATACCAAACGAAGTTCCGATGACTTACCATTAATCGCTGACAAATCATATGAAACCTTGTCGACTGGATTTTCTTCTTCGCCCACAGATGCAGCTGAAACAGCTACAGTATCATTAAAAGATGACGAATCCTCTTGAGTTTACAGCGACACTTCTTTAACATCTTGTGACTCCGTAACATGATGTTTCATAATAAGCATTATTTTCTGATTAAGTCTCTCCAGTTCCTCTATAAACTTATCAAACCTGGTTTCTAAAGAACTAAAGGACGTTTCAAATATGTTGCCGAGCTTGGTTTCAAGTGCTGCGCTGAGCTTTGTTTCAAGTGTTGTGACAATGGCATCAATATCCGTCTGTGTCAACTTTTCTCCCATTGAAAAGAAAGGTGGGTTTGTTTGAAAATTTAGGGTTATGAGTTGTTGCGGAAACTGTGGaaaggatctgtttctagataaaaatctaaaaactctgtatctgataccaactagtgtagcacaGAACAGGGGTAACggggataggtttaagtttcgtcagaaacttaatagaaaactgattctatgatcaagattctaagataaaagattgataaacaaacttgataataatattggTAATAAGATGTGTCTTGTAAACAAGAGTCCCAGCCTTTATATAAACTTACACGAACTGATTAAAGGAAAGAGTTTGACGTAAACGAGAAAATGAAATACTTGCTAAGCAAACTAACATAAACTGACGTAAGGGATCAACCGTCATAGTTGATCCAAAAGCTTGAGATCAACTGTTACAGTTGatacagaagaaaaaaatcaacaatcattgttgatacaaaaaaagatgtactacatcagcaCGTCTTGGTGATTATTAAACAGAACAAAGACTTTTGGAAACGGTGGGTTAATGTGGATACATGTAGCTAGCTAGTTTGTCAAATTTACACGCCAAAGCATATAGTTGACGAAAGATTATATGGGGACAAACAGCGAAATTTCTTCAGCCCATTGGATGATTAAATAATTTAAACAATTTTTTTATGTTAAAAATGTCAATGGTAGATAAGAAGGATGAGATGAGCTGAATGTTTATATTCTTGTGATCTGTCTGAGTTGTTAAATCATTTGTGGGAATAAATTGACAGTACAGATTCCGTCAAATGCTCCACCGTCCTTACATAATTTAGGTGGTACATGAGAATCGAAAATGCTGGATTGACCGAGAAAAAATCTGGCTAGGGCTTTCGGAATGATTTGCTCTATCAATAATGTGCAGTAGTTAAACATTCAGAAGAGATACAGTATAAAGATCCTTCTTCTACTATATTTAGCTTACTGACCCAGATAGATTTCTCACAGCTCACACATACAAAACAATGACAACGCTGCATGTATTCCATGGTTCAGAATTTTGATTCCATGGTTCAGAATTTTGAAATTACATTGACATTCGTTTCAGCTAATCATAGTTGTTAAAAATGAGGGGTTCCTGCATAAGCAACGTCTTAGTTGGAGTCAACCTGTTAGTGTGTGACTATCCTCGAGTGTTCAACTGCTGAAATTTGGTAATGCTAAAACCTCTAAGGAAGTTAGCAAATTGGTTGTCTTTAATTATCTACCAGTAAAAAACTAAGCCAGCAGACGAATTACCTAGATCTTGAGTGTATTAGCTagttttttcatttattttttaaacCAATTAAGCGAGCAGACGAATTACTTAGATCTTCAGTGTATTAGCTAGTCCAACTCAAAGAAACTTCGTATAAATCAAAGCATTTATAGAATGAAACAACTGAGCAAATTTTGTATGATTAATAATAATTGCCAATTCAATCAACTTTGCATTTGCATGGTTGAAAGTTGAAACCATCTTACCTTCcagcagcaaggatttcttccttGCTAGACTGTGACTTCCATGCTATCTTGAAACATCTCCCAGAAAGTTTGAACCACAAAAGAAACATACTGGCCATAATGCGTCGCTTCATCTGCAAGCATTTTCTATGTTAGGGTTCAAagtgaaaaaaatataaattataacCTTAAGCTCTGCACCAAGAGATTTATAATATATAATGACAGTGATACTAGTATATTGCAGATAATGCAACAATCTAAAGCTACATTTGTAGTCTTGTCACTTCATGAGACATCATTGTGAGACAAGAAGAATTGTAAAACTTGCATACAAGTGAACCACCTAAGTGTCACACTATAGTGGCACAAGGACACAAAACAATCAAAATGTAAATCAAATCAGTAACCAGTTAGTGGGATATTGATCAGTAAGAGGTTGGGAACAAAACCGTTTCAGCTCTACACCCAATCTAACACCATAAATATAACTGAACCCATCGAAGAAAATCTCCTACAACCGTGCGGATTGGGAGAAAAACAAACAGAAGATTACATATTATGAAAATTGTATAAGATCATCAAAGAATAAGCCCTTAAATGTGAAAATAGCCCCACACAACTTGCAATGAATGAGGGCATGGTGGATCGTCTCATCCTCTAGTCTACGCAAAACACACTGTTGTGGGGATAACTGAACTCCTCTTCTAGCCAGATTATCCAAAATCTTCAAGGATAACACAAACAAGAAGAACTCAAAATTGATATACCATCATACAGAAATTGACAGTTGAAACTTGAAACAAAagctaaaatgaaaataaaaatactcCCTGAAGTAAATAAAAATTGAAACGATTGACTTACCCATGCTTTAAAACTCCATGAAATCAACTAAACAAACACCCTAAGTGCAAAATCTAGAGAGACAAAAATACCATACAAGCTATATCATTCACATATCTATCAAGAATAGTAAAACAATTTGGgttcacaaaatcaaagatagtAGAAGATGTTTTTCATACATGCTGAGATAATAGATCTGATTAGTGTGGAAGGAAATGGATCCGATTTcagtattaattaattttttggtACTGATTTGATTTCTGGTAAGTTGGGTTTTATATAAGCTCTCTCGAAGATAAAACGAATGGAAGAGAGGCATTTATGAAACCTAACTTACCAGAAAGCAAACGAGAAACCTAATAAAAGATCATGGATATGATTGGGGATTAGCCATCAACCTAACAAGATTAAAACTACCATTACGTTTCTTTTTGATGATCCAAACCCTAGAACAAACTAACATATTTATAGAAAACATAACTTGGAAAGTAAGTAAATAAAACTAAACTAATTACTAAAAACACCCTTATTTTAGAGGATAAACCACTAAGAAATTTCTTCCAAAATTTTACGTAGTGCTAGAAATTATATGATACGAGGAGATAGAAAACTATTGATTTATGCGTGCCGGTTGTAAGAGACCGAGGATTCAACCTTACTTATTGGAGAGACCGACGATTCGACCTTATTGGGCCTTGAGAAATGAACAACCAAATTTGGGTTAAGTCGGTAAAGCCCATGTGTCAAAGTTTCTGCCGATTCCCGGTCCAACCGTACCGATCTAATACATATGTTTTCGACTAGGAAGGCACTTTCCCCTTGCGGACTAATTAGCTATGGAATCACCTTTTTGGTTAGGTCAAGCTTTACCTAGATATTCACGTGAAAAACGTCGAAGAAGAAAGTATTTAGAAATTCacctaaaactcaaaaaaaaaaaaaaaaaaaaaaaaaaaaaaaaaaaaaaaaaaatgcatcaaTTAGTTGAAATATAAAAAAGTAATAAAAATCAAATGAGTATTATTTATAAAAGTTAATGGAAAGATTTTAAGGGAAAATCAATCTAGACAACAATTTATCATGACCAGTGTGTAGTTACGATAAACGTGATTGAACTTTCTTGTCCAAACTTATCAAACTGCGGTCCAAACGTGATTGAACCTTCTTATAAACGTGATTGAACCTTCTTGTAGGGTGATAGTTTAGGTTGCAAGTTGAATAAGTACTTAAATTCTTCATTCAATTGTAAGAAATATTTCTAATCGTAAAAGCTATTTTGTATATAGAACATGTAAAGCTTTTTTATCGAATAGTAGTTCATGCATCTAACTATTTGACAAGAATGAATAAGAACGATAACCGTTTACCTGACAGAGTAACATTCAAATTTTGGATAGGAGTATATAACATATTTCACAAGAGCGTAGCGGAGCTATTGTCGGCATTACCTTCGATACTAACAGTGGATAGAAACTCGAAGAATTGCATGTCTCACTTTACTCGTCATATTTTTTTTGACCTCCTTAATGCGTTGAACAAAGATGATGATTAGTAAGAAATTAATTACCTTTTCAATTTATAAAAGGGTGATATGGACAATTATTTCTAAGGTTTTAAACTATTATCGTAATTAGATTTACTAGGATGCTCGATATTTGAACCAGCATGTAATTGTAATTATGTTAAATATCTGAGTTTAGTT encodes the following:
- the LOC113311286 gene encoding uncharacterized protein LOC113311286 codes for the protein MAPRNNSAKTSSPGGKETFRHFTHPHVLVKEALDQEVYTSNRFGCDGCGMDGTGVRYHCKPCGFDLHVDCGTCPEQLTNFIHPDHPSERDGRDQRVMDGVLAINVVSTSSWSYKSDSYGLVIHPQCVTLPNDNVQSSGNTHCSALSQVEQAQADADELAAAMISAKARKNMLSYI